A window of Chitinophaga sp. MM2321 contains these coding sequences:
- the rlmB gene encoding 23S rRNA (guanosine(2251)-2'-O)-methyltransferase RlmB, protein MDRKFNNGFKGDRREGGAGPKRFASLRPKQSTLIIGRQPVIEALNSGKPIERIFMLRTATGDIIPQIKELAIANNIPINIVPVEKLNGLTQASHQGIIAIAGNVTYLDLQDVISHVIEQGQTPLFLILDGITDVRNIGAIARSAVCCGAQAIIIPDKGIAALNEEAVKSSAGALEKIAVCRVNSLLKAIDTLHLNGIKVLASEMETELKLYDCDLKEPVAVIMGSEDKGVYPALIKASDVLFRIPMAGDFESFNVSVAAGIILYEAMKQRI, encoded by the coding sequence ATGGACAGGAAGTTTAATAACGGTTTCAAAGGAGACAGAAGAGAGGGCGGTGCTGGCCCTAAAAGGTTCGCGAGCCTGCGGCCAAAGCAATCAACGCTGATTATTGGCCGTCAGCCGGTGATAGAGGCCCTTAACAGCGGCAAGCCTATCGAGCGTATCTTTATGCTCCGCACGGCTACAGGCGACATTATTCCGCAGATTAAAGAACTGGCTATAGCCAACAATATTCCCATTAACATCGTACCTGTTGAAAAGCTAAACGGGCTTACACAAGCCAGTCACCAGGGTATCATCGCCATCGCCGGCAATGTAACCTACCTGGACTTACAGGACGTGATCTCTCATGTAATTGAGCAAGGGCAAACACCTTTGTTCCTGATCCTGGACGGCATCACCGATGTCCGCAATATCGGCGCCATCGCCCGCAGCGCAGTTTGTTGCGGCGCCCAGGCCATCATTATCCCCGACAAAGGCATTGCCGCCCTCAATGAGGAAGCGGTGAAATCCTCTGCCGGCGCGTTGGAAAAGATCGCGGTGTGCCGCGTGAACAGTTTGCTCAAAGCCATTGACACCCTCCATCTCAACGGCATTAAAGTACTGGCCAGCGAAATGGAAACGGAGTTGAAATTATATGATTGCGACCTGAAAGAACCGGTGGCGGTGATTATGGGGTCTGAAGACAAAGGCGTGTACCCGGCCCTCATCAAAGCATCAGATGTGCTGTTCCGTATACCCATGGCAGGCGATTTCGAATCATTCAACGTTTCTGTAGCCGCCGGCATTATTTTGTACGAAGCAATGAAACAAAGAATATAG
- a CDS encoding DNA glycosylase, whose amino-acid sequence MQKIRIPVHDPANFSFQECLCYLGRSDKECLHYIIDGKLRRMILVGDEPAVIELVPGAHNDYLEATVIAPLGEVFPEDEIRAFVTRWLDLDADLQSFYDFAGNDPILSALTTQYHGLRLVGLPDLFEAISWPVIGQQINLTFAYTLRQRFIHTFGFHAAVDGADYYLYPRPAVIAALTPDTLRPMQFSRSKASYVIETAKAITTGWLDGERLAAFSYEEALEHLLKLKGIGKWSANYVLMKYSRFPQSMLLEDVGLHNAIRYQLQLAAKPSMAELLTYTHQWKQHAAYATFYLWRSLIPQ is encoded by the coding sequence ATGCAAAAGATTAGAATTCCGGTGCATGATCCTGCCAACTTTTCTTTTCAGGAATGTCTTTGCTACCTGGGAAGGTCTGACAAGGAATGTTTGCATTACATCATAGACGGAAAGTTACGCAGAATGATCCTGGTGGGCGATGAGCCGGCAGTAATTGAACTGGTGCCCGGCGCACATAATGATTACCTGGAAGCCACTGTTATAGCACCTTTGGGAGAAGTTTTTCCGGAAGATGAAATCCGGGCGTTTGTTACCCGGTGGTTGGACCTGGATGCAGATCTGCAATCCTTTTATGATTTTGCGGGCAACGATCCCATCTTATCCGCACTCACAACCCAATACCACGGATTACGACTCGTGGGGCTACCGGATTTGTTTGAAGCCATCAGCTGGCCCGTCATCGGACAACAGATCAATCTTACTTTCGCTTATACATTACGGCAACGTTTTATTCATACTTTCGGTTTTCATGCAGCAGTAGATGGTGCCGATTACTATTTGTATCCGCGCCCGGCGGTAATTGCAGCATTAACACCCGATACACTGAGGCCGATGCAGTTTTCCCGCAGTAAAGCATCGTATGTGATTGAAACAGCAAAAGCCATCACCACCGGCTGGCTGGATGGAGAACGGCTGGCGGCGTTTTCTTATGAAGAGGCGCTTGAACACCTGCTCAAACTGAAAGGCATCGGTAAATGGTCAGCCAATTATGTGCTGATGAAGTATAGCCGTTTTCCACAGTCCATGCTGCTGGAAGATGTAGGGTTGCACAATGCTATCAGGTATCAGTTGCAACTGGCGGCCAAACCATCCATGGCGGAGCTGCTTACCTACACACACCAGTGGAAACAGCATGCGGCATATGCTACTTTTTATCTCTGGCGATCTTTAATACCCCAATAA
- a CDS encoding methylated-DNA--[protein]-cysteine S-methyltransferase, translating into MEVAHLRIDTPLGPLLISGTDEFIQAVSFTDEPATDFPLPPRLLLECAQQLHEYFSGERKVFEVPLYQPGTAFQQSVWQQLTAIPFGHTISYQQLAHRIHNPRSIRAVGTTNGKNCIAIIVPCHRVIGSNGTLTGYAGGLWRKRWLLEHERTDLFTGLL; encoded by the coding sequence ATGGAAGTTGCGCATCTTCGTATTGACACTCCTTTAGGGCCGCTACTGATCAGCGGTACAGATGAATTTATTCAGGCCGTTTCTTTTACAGATGAACCGGCTACCGACTTTCCATTGCCACCACGTTTGTTACTCGAATGTGCCCAACAACTGCATGAATATTTTTCAGGCGAACGGAAAGTATTTGAAGTACCCCTTTATCAACCCGGTACTGCATTTCAACAAAGTGTATGGCAGCAGCTGACGGCTATCCCTTTCGGACATACGATTTCTTATCAACAGCTGGCACATCGTATCCACAACCCCAGAAGCATCCGCGCTGTAGGTACTACCAATGGTAAAAACTGTATCGCTATTATTGTTCCCTGTCATCGTGTTATTGGCAGCAATGGTACATTAACCGGTTATGCCGGCGGCTTATGGCGTAAACGCTGGCTCCTGGAACATGAACGCACCGATTTATTTACCGGTCTGCTATAA
- a CDS encoding GNAT family N-acetyltransferase — translation MEVIRATELHTNEVAVLFDAYRGFYDQSPDYKGALAFITERIEKKDSVIFVVMQGDEIIGFTQLYPIFTSLGMKRGWLLNDLYVLEEHRGRGAGSALIDAAAAHGRKTGAAWVMLQTYIANTGAQKLYEAKGFKKDTNSYYYYQPLL, via the coding sequence ATGGAAGTTATTCGGGCAACGGAATTGCATACCAATGAAGTGGCGGTATTATTTGATGCATACCGCGGTTTTTATGATCAGTCCCCCGATTATAAAGGCGCGCTTGCTTTTATAACGGAAAGAATAGAAAAGAAAGACAGTGTAATATTTGTGGTGATGCAGGGGGATGAGATCATCGGTTTTACCCAGTTGTATCCCATCTTTACGTCGCTGGGTATGAAGCGCGGCTGGTTGCTGAATGACCTCTATGTACTGGAAGAGCACCGTGGCAGGGGAGCCGGCAGTGCGTTGATAGATGCAGCGGCGGCACATGGCCGGAAAACAGGTGCAGCCTGGGTGATGTTGCAAACTTACATTGCTAATACCGGTGCACAGAAATTGTATGAAGCGAAAGGTTTTAAAAAAGATACCAATTCTTACTATTACTATCAGCCCCTGTTGTAA
- a CDS encoding hydroxymethylglutaryl-CoA lyase → MLKLVECPRDAMQGWHRMISTDEKVKYLNALLKVGFDTIDFGSFVSPKAIPQLADTKDVLPRLQLDDTKSKLLAIVANVRGAEEAIIYDEIDYLGFPFSVSETFQLRNTNKTIAESLEQVHTMQELCLKSRKELVVYISMGFGNPYGDPYSPEIVLQWVDELVKMEITTISLADTVGMANPQIITDLFKYLVPAYEGVEIGAHFHSAPFNWEEKVRAAWHQGCKRFDSSLKGIGGCPMAKDELVGNLATENMIAFCHRYQEPLTLDMAALLTAQLLADTVFKD, encoded by the coding sequence ATGCTAAAACTAGTTGAATGTCCACGGGACGCAATGCAGGGATGGCACAGGATGATCAGTACGGATGAAAAGGTGAAATACCTGAATGCCCTGTTAAAAGTAGGTTTTGATACCATTGACTTTGGCAGTTTTGTATCTCCCAAAGCTATTCCGCAACTGGCAGATACAAAAGATGTATTGCCCAGATTACAACTGGATGATACGAAAAGTAAGCTGCTGGCTATTGTAGCAAATGTACGCGGTGCAGAAGAAGCCATTATTTACGATGAGATTGATTACCTGGGCTTCCCCTTTTCTGTTTCAGAAACATTCCAGCTGAGAAATACCAATAAAACAATCGCAGAATCCCTGGAGCAGGTGCATACCATGCAGGAATTGTGTCTCAAGAGCCGCAAAGAGCTGGTCGTATATATTTCCATGGGCTTTGGTAATCCTTATGGAGACCCCTACAGCCCTGAAATTGTATTACAATGGGTAGATGAACTGGTAAAGATGGAGATCACCACCATTTCCCTTGCAGATACCGTTGGTATGGCTAATCCGCAGATCATCACCGACCTGTTTAAATACCTGGTTCCTGCCTATGAAGGGGTGGAAATAGGCGCGCATTTTCATTCTGCTCCTTTTAACTGGGAAGAGAAAGTAAGGGCTGCCTGGCATCAGGGATGCAAACGGTTTGACAGTTCCCTGAAAGGAATAGGCGGCTGTCCGATGGCGAAAGATGAACTGGTAGGCAATCTGGCCACCGAAAATATGATTGCTTTTTGTCACAGGTACCAGGAACCACTTACCCTGGATATGGCTGCCCTGCTAACCGCACAGTTGCTGGCAGACACCGTTTTTAAAGATTAA
- a CDS encoding EamA family transporter — protein sequence MRKSNMNAYLALAIVSIFWGTTYLASRVGVRHIHGMMLAGIRQGVAGLLLTGFFLLKGYKLPEKKVLSRLFIMGLIMLCGSNGLMTWAMQYVPSGLGAIIGATVPIWITIFSLFLVKRTKLSVQLIVGMLLGFAGVAGIFYTYLSSLMNPEFRFGIMLTILASIFWALGSVLTAKWALGVNYLFGAGFQMLFSGIVMLLISFLFLGQHLEAASFTTELWESLLYLIFIGSILSYSAYVYALNNLPPSLVSVYAYINPIVAVLLGWIILKEDLTWLMGFCSLVTIIGVYLVNNAFNKNKQVQ from the coding sequence ATGCGTAAATCAAATATGAATGCTTACCTCGCGCTGGCCATTGTAAGTATTTTCTGGGGAACAACGTATCTCGCGTCCAGGGTGGGCGTACGGCATATACATGGTATGATGCTGGCGGGAATAAGACAAGGCGTTGCAGGACTTTTATTAACCGGATTCTTTTTGTTGAAAGGATATAAGTTACCAGAGAAAAAAGTGTTGTCGAGACTATTTATAATGGGATTGATCATGCTTTGTGGCAGTAATGGTTTGATGACCTGGGCGATGCAATATGTTCCAAGTGGACTCGGGGCCATTATTGGTGCAACGGTACCTATCTGGATCACGATCTTCAGCCTTTTCCTGGTGAAGCGTACAAAACTGAGTGTGCAGCTGATCGTGGGGATGTTGCTGGGGTTTGCAGGTGTGGCCGGCATCTTCTATACTTATTTGTCCAGCCTGATGAATCCTGAATTCAGGTTCGGGATTATGCTGACAATCCTGGCTTCCATCTTCTGGGCATTAGGTTCCGTACTCACTGCCAAGTGGGCGTTGGGGGTGAACTACCTTTTCGGTGCAGGGTTTCAGATGCTTTTCAGTGGCATCGTGATGTTGTTGATATCGTTTTTATTCCTGGGGCAACACCTGGAAGCAGCCAGCTTTACCACCGAGTTGTGGGAAAGCCTGTTATACCTGATCTTCATTGGATCTATTCTCTCTTATTCAGCTTATGTGTATGCATTAAATAACCTGCCTCCTTCGCTGGTATCCGTGTATGCTTACATCAACCCTATAGTAGCCGTATTGCTGGGATGGATAATATTAAAAGAAGATCTCACCTGGCTCATGGGATTTTGTTCACTGGTTACGATAATCGGTGTTTATCTCGTCAATAATGCATTCAATAAAAATAAACAGGTACAGTAA
- a CDS encoding NUDIX hydrolase has protein sequence MDITKNPWTIHASEIRYDNNWIRVTHHEGLNPAGGAGIYGVVHFKNLAIGVVALDENNHIYLVGQFRFPLNKFSWEIPEGGGPLGEDPLDTAKRELLEETGLVAAHWEVITKMETSNSVTDESGIVFLARGLEQRTAEPEDTEQLLVKKVPFEAAYQMVKDYTITDSLSVAAIQKIKLMLLEGELI, from the coding sequence ATGGATATTACAAAAAATCCCTGGACAATACATGCCAGCGAAATCAGGTATGATAATAACTGGATCCGTGTTACACATCATGAAGGGCTGAATCCTGCCGGTGGTGCGGGGATATATGGCGTGGTTCATTTCAAGAACCTGGCAATAGGCGTAGTGGCACTGGATGAAAATAACCATATCTATCTCGTCGGACAATTCCGTTTTCCATTAAATAAATTCAGCTGGGAAATCCCCGAAGGTGGTGGCCCGCTAGGAGAAGACCCGCTGGATACCGCAAAGCGGGAGTTGCTGGAAGAAACCGGCCTCGTCGCTGCACATTGGGAGGTGATCACAAAAATGGAGACTTCCAATTCCGTTACGGATGAATCAGGCATCGTGTTCCTGGCCCGCGGACTGGAGCAGCGCACAGCAGAACCGGAAGACACTGAGCAACTGCTGGTAAAAAAAGTTCCTTTTGAAGCCGCTTACCAGATGGTAAAAGATTATACAATCACCGACTCACTTTCCGTAGCGGCCATACAGAAAATAAAGCTGATGCTCCTGGAAGGAGAGCTGATTTAA
- a CDS encoding 3-ketoacyl-ACP reductase, producing MESLKGKKVLITGGGKGIGRAIAVALAHEGADIGLMGRSAGPLEEVVKEVSSLGVKAAYAVADVSSIDAVNEAVAQLTKELGEIDILINNAGIAAFGGFLELSPTQWEQIIQVNLLGVYYVTRAVLPGMIERKTGDIINIASTAGQRGAPLTSAYSASKFGLLGLTESLMLEVRKHNIRVSALTPSTIATDMAKELKLTDGNPEKVLQPEDLAEFVVSQLKLNRRVLVKSAGLWSTNP from the coding sequence ATGGAATCATTAAAAGGAAAGAAAGTACTTATTACCGGTGGTGGTAAAGGGATTGGCCGTGCAATAGCGGTGGCGCTGGCGCATGAAGGGGCAGATATAGGCCTGATGGGCCGTAGTGCAGGCCCGCTGGAAGAAGTAGTGAAAGAAGTAAGCAGTCTTGGCGTAAAAGCCGCCTATGCGGTGGCCGATGTATCATCCATAGATGCGGTGAATGAAGCGGTGGCGCAGCTGACCAAAGAGCTGGGTGAAATCGATATCCTGATCAATAATGCAGGCATTGCCGCCTTCGGGGGCTTCCTGGAACTGTCGCCCACCCAATGGGAACAGATCATCCAGGTAAACCTGCTGGGTGTTTATTATGTTACCCGCGCCGTGTTACCTGGCATGATTGAAAGGAAAACAGGTGATATTATCAATATAGCTTCTACTGCCGGTCAGCGTGGTGCGCCCCTGACCAGTGCTTACAGCGCCTCCAAATTCGGGCTGCTGGGCCTCACTGAATCCCTGATGCTGGAAGTAAGGAAACACAATATCCGGGTGAGCGCCCTCACGCCAAGCACCATTGCTACAGACATGGCGAAAGAACTTAAACTGACGGATGGTAATCCCGAAAAGGTATTGCAGCCGGAAGACCTGGCGGAATTTGTGGTATCCCAGCTGAAGCTGAACAGAAGAGTGCTGGTGAAGTCAGCAGGCTTATGGTCTACCAACCCATAA
- a CDS encoding GSCFA domain-containing protein gives MQFHLSFPVAPLEPAIRYSDELLLMGSCFAEEIGEKLQEHRFNTVINPHGILYNPLSITRALTTYLDGKIYTKEDLFQHNDTWNSWDHHSRFSALTADAALDGINAAQATAMRSMEQADWLILTLGSAHAYVLKENNRIVGNCHKVPATAFYKRMLTAEEVITALDNVMHRLFFRNRKINILFTVSPVRYIRDGVVENNLSKAILLQAVHHLVNKFSRLYYFPAYELVIDDLRDYRFYKDDMVHPNATAVNYVWEQVVKACINTGDQALLHTITELNRAAQHRPFNPRSSQHQQFMRTYADKVKLLMEAHPHLKLDDLMKYFEQ, from the coding sequence ATGCAATTTCATTTAAGCTTTCCCGTGGCGCCACTGGAACCTGCTATCCGGTACAGCGATGAACTGTTACTGATGGGCTCCTGTTTTGCAGAAGAAATAGGCGAAAAACTACAGGAACACCGGTTTAATACTGTGATCAACCCGCATGGCATCCTCTACAACCCGTTGAGCATTACCAGGGCATTGACTACTTATCTCGACGGAAAAATATATACCAAAGAAGACCTCTTCCAACATAATGATACCTGGAACAGCTGGGACCATCACAGCCGTTTTTCTGCACTTACCGCAGATGCTGCACTGGATGGGATCAACGCTGCACAGGCCACCGCTATGCGCAGTATGGAGCAGGCCGACTGGCTGATCCTGACGCTGGGTTCCGCACATGCATATGTATTGAAAGAAAATAATCGCATCGTAGGTAACTGTCACAAAGTGCCTGCAACCGCATTTTACAAAAGGATGCTGACCGCAGAAGAAGTGATCACGGCGCTGGACAATGTGATGCACCGTTTATTTTTCCGCAACCGTAAAATTAATATACTCTTTACCGTTAGCCCCGTCCGTTATATCCGGGATGGGGTAGTAGAAAATAATCTCAGCAAAGCTATTCTGCTACAGGCGGTACATCACCTGGTAAATAAATTCTCCCGTCTCTATTATTTCCCGGCTTACGAGCTGGTGATAGATGACCTGCGCGATTATCGTTTTTATAAAGATGATATGGTACATCCCAATGCCACCGCAGTGAACTACGTATGGGAGCAGGTGGTGAAAGCTTGTATAAATACCGGTGATCAGGCACTGTTGCATACCATCACGGAATTGAACAGGGCAGCACAACACCGGCCGTTTAATCCGCGGAGCAGCCAGCATCAGCAGTTTATGCGCACCTACGCAGATAAAGTGAAGCTATTGATGGAAGCGCATCCGCACCTGAAGCTGGACGACCTGATGAAGTATTTTGAGCAATGA
- a CDS encoding lysophospholipase, whose translation MFIFVDMNDFYWSAQHTRFHGINWIPDNFSRVMIIVHGIGEDVGRYDHVAKFFSGQGFAVTGIDHYGHGKSDGKRGASPGFEFMFDYLQDYLDHVKELYDKPVVMYGHSMGGGVLTGFLLKREPAIQAAVISAPALIVGRRPGALLRGLLRFLSGVLPDVRINQGLDINKISHDKEAVEKFRRNPLRHDKLSLRLANDMIRNGAWCLLHAGELQIRSLLIHGSADEFTAVEGSRLFAERAPASLLSYQEWEGDYHELHNEVNRKEVLLFIAGWLSGIR comes from the coding sequence ATGTTTATATTCGTTGATATGAATGACTTCTACTGGTCAGCACAACACACGCGCTTTCATGGCATCAACTGGATCCCCGACAACTTCAGCCGGGTGATGATCATTGTCCATGGTATTGGGGAAGATGTAGGCCGCTATGACCATGTAGCAAAGTTTTTTAGTGGCCAGGGCTTTGCTGTAACAGGTATCGATCACTACGGACACGGTAAAAGCGATGGTAAAAGAGGCGCTTCACCGGGTTTTGAATTTATGTTTGATTACCTCCAGGACTACCTGGACCATGTAAAAGAATTGTACGACAAGCCGGTGGTGATGTATGGTCATAGTATGGGTGGCGGCGTGCTCACAGGCTTTTTGCTGAAAAGGGAACCTGCTATCCAGGCGGCGGTTATATCCGCGCCGGCGTTGATTGTTGGCAGACGCCCGGGAGCTTTGCTCAGGGGCTTGCTGCGCTTCCTCAGTGGCGTGCTGCCCGATGTACGCATCAACCAGGGACTGGATATCAACAAAATTTCCCATGACAAGGAAGCGGTGGAAAAATTCCGCCGCAATCCGCTGCGGCACGATAAACTGAGCCTCCGCCTCGCAAATGATATGATCCGGAACGGCGCCTGGTGCCTGTTACATGCCGGTGAGCTGCAAATAAGATCTTTACTGATACATGGTAGTGCAGATGAGTTTACGGCAGTGGAAGGCTCCCGCCTGTTTGCCGAACGTGCGCCGGCAAGCCTGCTCAGCTACCAGGAATGGGAAGGAGATTATCATGAACTGCATAATGAGGTGAACAGGAAAGAAGTACTGCTTTTTATTGCCGGTTGGCTGAGCGGTATCAGATAA
- a CDS encoding aldose 1-epimerase family protein: protein MIQISNEKLTVSLTEKGAELEHIFSKDFNLEYLWNGDPAIWGKKSPALFPIVGALKEQTYHYNGDDYTLGRHGFAREQVFTVTEQGTDYVTFRLTDNEATRLVYPFRFAFSITYLLQDDQLQVTYLVENKDEQELLFSVGGHPAFNVPLVEGTTYEDYYLYFNKEENADRWPVTTTGQIGLSPQPMLQHTHELPLHKSLFYEDALVFKQLASTAISIKSKSTPHGLTLAFEGFPYMGIWAAKDADFVCIEPWCGIADSVAATGELREKEGINRLSPGKKFERTWTATFF from the coding sequence ATGATACAGATTTCCAACGAAAAACTAACGGTATCGCTGACTGAGAAGGGGGCGGAACTCGAGCATATTTTCAGTAAGGATTTTAACCTGGAATACTTATGGAACGGGGATCCTGCCATATGGGGTAAAAAAAGCCCTGCGCTGTTCCCGATTGTCGGCGCACTAAAAGAGCAGACTTATCATTATAACGGAGATGATTATACGCTGGGCCGTCATGGCTTTGCACGGGAGCAGGTTTTTACCGTTACGGAACAGGGCACCGATTACGTTACGTTCAGGCTGACCGATAATGAAGCTACCCGGCTGGTATACCCTTTCAGGTTTGCATTTAGCATCACCTATCTTTTGCAGGATGATCAGCTACAGGTAACCTACCTGGTAGAAAATAAGGATGAGCAGGAGTTGCTGTTTTCCGTAGGAGGCCATCCGGCTTTTAATGTACCGCTGGTAGAAGGTACTACCTACGAAGATTATTACCTCTATTTTAATAAGGAAGAAAATGCCGACAGATGGCCGGTGACCACAACAGGACAAATTGGATTGTCGCCGCAACCTATGTTACAGCATACGCACGAGTTGCCGCTGCATAAATCTTTGTTTTATGAAGATGCGCTGGTATTCAAACAGCTCGCATCAACAGCTATCAGCATTAAGAGCAAAAGTACGCCGCATGGCCTCACGTTGGCCTTCGAAGGCTTTCCTTATATGGGCATCTGGGCAGCCAAAGATGCGGACTTCGTTTGTATTGAACCCTGGTGTGGTATCGCCGATAGCGTAGCAGCAACAGGTGAACTGAGAGAAAAGGAAGGCATCAACCGGTTATCTCCCGGAAAAAAATTTGAAAGAACCTGGACGGCAACGTTTTTTTAG